One window from the genome of Streptomyces cadmiisoli encodes:
- a CDS encoding SDR family NAD(P)-dependent oxidoreductase, whose protein sequence is MINTEGHTMDLDGQVAVVTGGASGIGWAIARDFAAAGAKVAIADIDEERARTAAREIADTGATAVGLPVDVSSRAAVTGLFAAVDAQLGPVDILVNNAGISVDRGVRRITDEEWDRTQAINQTGVFLCSQAAAGSMIPRRTGRIINIASRAWLGWYGQLAYATSKGGVVSATRSLAIELAKYGITVNCLAPGLIDTPLLRREPQEVMDRLLTAQPMGTIGAPADVAWAAHYFAGPASRAVTGQVMYVCGGKSLYAQPARG, encoded by the coding sequence ATGATCAATACCGAAGGACACACCATGGATCTCGACGGACAGGTCGCGGTGGTCACCGGCGGAGCCAGCGGCATCGGCTGGGCCATCGCCCGCGACTTCGCCGCAGCCGGCGCGAAGGTGGCGATAGCCGACATCGACGAGGAACGGGCCCGGACCGCGGCCCGGGAGATCGCCGACACCGGTGCCACGGCCGTCGGGCTGCCCGTCGACGTCAGCTCGCGCGCGGCGGTCACCGGACTGTTCGCCGCGGTCGACGCGCAACTCGGCCCGGTGGACATCCTCGTCAACAACGCGGGCATCAGCGTCGACCGGGGAGTCCGCCGCATCACGGACGAGGAGTGGGACCGGACGCAGGCCATCAACCAGACCGGCGTGTTCCTGTGCAGCCAGGCCGCGGCCGGCTCCATGATCCCCCGTCGTACCGGGCGCATCATCAACATCGCCTCCCGGGCCTGGCTCGGCTGGTACGGGCAGCTCGCCTACGCCACCTCCAAGGGCGGCGTGGTCTCCGCCACACGGTCCCTCGCCATCGAGCTGGCGAAGTACGGCATCACCGTGAACTGCCTGGCGCCCGGACTGATCGACACACCGCTGCTGCGCCGGGAACCGCAGGAGGTCATGGACCGGCTCCTGACGGCACAGCCCATGGGGACGATCGGTGCCCCGGCCGACGTCGCCTGGGCCGCCCACTACTTCGCGGGTCCCGCCAGCCGTGCCGTCACCGGTCAGGTGATGTACGTCTGCGGCGGCAAGAGCCTCTACGCCCAACCGGCCAGGGGCTGA
- a CDS encoding MarR family winged helix-turn-helix transcriptional regulator: MTSKRAGGPADSSTGAPQLEEEFGFAIGVIFRAYAKAVEATVADLPGGPRGYFILAAAVRGQAGSQRAIADRLGIDRTVMTYLLDDLEEAGLVERKPDPADRRSRHIVATERGAELWDELHSQVDRIDRQLLSVLPEKSQTAFRDMLTVMARDVDAIERTLLGDRAGEPSGPDKPVRASRRRARPNV, translated from the coding sequence GTGACTTCGAAACGTGCGGGTGGTCCTGCAGACTCTTCGACCGGGGCTCCTCAGCTGGAGGAGGAGTTCGGGTTCGCCATCGGTGTGATCTTCCGTGCGTACGCGAAGGCCGTCGAGGCGACCGTGGCGGACCTGCCCGGTGGCCCGCGGGGCTACTTCATCCTCGCGGCTGCCGTCCGGGGGCAGGCCGGCAGCCAGCGTGCCATCGCCGATCGGCTCGGCATCGACCGTACGGTGATGACGTATCTGCTCGACGACCTGGAAGAGGCCGGACTCGTCGAACGCAAGCCGGACCCCGCCGACCGCAGAAGCCGCCACATCGTCGCCACCGAACGGGGCGCGGAACTCTGGGACGAACTGCACTCCCAGGTCGACCGGATCGACCGGCAACTGCTCTCCGTCCTGCCCGAGAAGTCGCAAACCGCGTTCCGGGACATGCTCACAGTGATGGCACGAGATGTCGACGCCATCGAACGCACTCTCCTCGGTGACCGGGCCGGAGAGCCGAGCGGCCCCGACAAGCCCGTGCGCGCCTCGCGCAGACGAGCCCGCCCCAACGTCTGA
- a CDS encoding SDR family oxidoreductase: protein MSAPLTSRRALVLDPAGTATASAITTRLKSAGHVVETHAVFADPTGPVDAFVYEPGLLDGTPTRNSAERLLTVVSRLTPFLRTPEEGGSRIVVVASRDGLGWPSRPELAAQSGALVSAARSLALQLGRTGTTVNVVSALPPQGSPLRAAGRPENTHLYEPEALTPQPVTVDDIAETTAFFLDSRSGYITGQVLNCCGGASLLSSLSV, encoded by the coding sequence ATGTCCGCCCCACTCACCTCCCGTCGCGCCCTCGTCCTGGACCCGGCCGGCACCGCCACGGCGAGCGCCATCACGACCCGTCTGAAGTCGGCGGGTCACGTCGTCGAGACCCACGCGGTCTTCGCCGATCCCACCGGCCCGGTCGACGCGTTCGTCTACGAACCCGGCCTCCTGGACGGCACACCCACCCGCAACTCCGCCGAGCGGCTGCTCACCGTCGTGTCACGGCTGACCCCCTTCCTGCGCACACCCGAGGAGGGCGGGTCCCGGATCGTGGTCGTCGCGAGCCGTGACGGCCTCGGCTGGCCGAGCCGGCCGGAACTGGCGGCGCAGAGCGGTGCGCTCGTCTCCGCGGCACGCAGCCTCGCGCTGCAGCTGGGCCGTACGGGCACCACGGTGAACGTGGTCTCCGCGCTGCCCCCGCAGGGCAGTCCCCTGCGCGCGGCCGGACGCCCCGAGAACACGCACCTGTACGAGCCCGAGGCGCTGACCCCGCAGCCGGTCACCGTGGACGACATCGCGGAGACCACCGCCTTCTTCCTGGACTCCCGCAGCGGCTACATCACCGGCCAGGTGCTCAACTGCTGCGGCGGCGCGAGTCTTCTGTCGAGCCTCTCCGTCTAG
- a CDS encoding DedA family protein, with product MDLDALIEAAGWWSYLIVFAVTVGETSAFVGLLVPGETVILLAAALAGRGDLDPVALAVAVVAGGILGDNAGYALGRRCRRRPRKARRPRPRLDPHVRRSQEFLVRHGGTAVFTGRFIGFVRAFLPFAAGASATPYRRFFVFSSLASIVWGIGSVLLGYFAGAAATEFLHSAGLLSVLAAAVAALAILAGLRTFRRRRRSAGGASVRPGQPTGPG from the coding sequence ATGGACCTCGACGCCCTGATCGAAGCGGCCGGCTGGTGGTCGTATCTCATCGTGTTCGCCGTGACGGTCGGCGAGACCAGTGCCTTCGTCGGCCTGCTGGTTCCCGGTGAGACCGTCATCCTCCTCGCCGCCGCTCTCGCCGGCCGGGGCGACCTCGATCCGGTGGCTCTCGCCGTCGCCGTGGTGGCCGGGGGCATCCTCGGTGACAACGCCGGGTACGCGCTGGGCCGCCGGTGCCGTCGACGTCCGAGGAAGGCACGACGGCCTCGACCCCGTCTGGACCCGCATGTGCGGCGGTCACAGGAGTTCCTGGTGAGACACGGAGGAACGGCCGTGTTCACCGGCCGGTTCATCGGGTTCGTCCGGGCCTTTCTCCCCTTCGCCGCCGGTGCGTCCGCCACGCCCTACCGCCGCTTTTTCGTCTTCAGCTCTCTCGCGTCGATCGTGTGGGGGATCGGCAGCGTGCTCCTCGGATACTTCGCGGGCGCGGCCGCCACCGAGTTCCTGCACTCAGCGGGCCTTCTCAGCGTGCTCGCCGCCGCCGTCGCCGCCTTGGCCATCCTCGCGGGACTGCGGACGTTCAGGCGGCGCCGGCGCTCCGCCGGCGGCGCGAGTGTCCGTCCGGGTCAGCCGACCGGACCGGGGTAG
- a CDS encoding MarR family winged helix-turn-helix transcriptional regulator, with translation MTDPAELSERERRAWHGFLTMQEDLRRHLNRQLLQDSGLSLPDYAVLSTLAMQPDESLRVFELRERLRWEKSRLTHQISRMISRGLLERRTCAEDTRGSHVALTPQGRESISKATPLYLGDVRRTFLDAVSPRQLDALAALSEAVLENIRERESAGD, from the coding sequence ATGACCGATCCCGCGGAGCTGAGCGAGCGTGAGCGCCGCGCCTGGCACGGATTCCTCACCATGCAGGAGGACCTTCGCCGCCATCTGAACCGGCAACTCCTCCAGGACTCGGGCCTGTCACTGCCGGACTACGCGGTGCTGAGCACCCTGGCCATGCAACCGGACGAGTCACTGCGGGTCTTCGAACTGCGCGAGCGCCTCCGATGGGAGAAGAGTCGCCTCACCCACCAGATCTCGCGGATGATCTCGCGCGGGCTGCTCGAACGGCGGACCTGCGCCGAGGACACCCGGGGCAGCCATGTCGCCCTCACCCCGCAGGGGCGTGAGTCGATCAGCAAGGCCACGCCCCTGTATCTGGGCGACGTGCGCCGCACCTTCCTCGACGCGGTCAGCCCGCGGCAACTCGACGCGCTGGCCGCCCTGTCCGAGGCGGTGCTGGAGAACATCAGGGAGCGGGAATCGGCGGGCGACTGA
- a CDS encoding enoyl-CoA hydratase/isomerase family protein, which translates to MAIETERAGRTLVVRLNRPEALNALDVEAMRALNQVLRDFRDDPTLAVGIITGTGDRAFCTGADLKKTLPPQTSFAQAYFAPYEQSVDDGLYVRAITLSELNIGKPLIAAVNGHALGGGAEIALDCDLRIASENATFGLPEARWASVPAVGGVSKLLRAVPRAVAMKMILTGDRIGAEEAHRVGLVSDLVPAEDLLPAALKLADRITANGPLAIKSLKALADRTQDMPLTQSVAVEQLLWGVLRDTDDRVEGRTAFAERRPPEYHGR; encoded by the coding sequence ATGGCCATCGAGACAGAGCGCGCCGGCCGGACCCTGGTCGTCCGGCTCAACCGCCCGGAAGCGCTGAACGCCCTGGACGTCGAGGCGATGCGCGCCCTCAACCAGGTCCTGCGCGACTTCCGCGACGACCCGACGCTCGCCGTCGGCATCATCACCGGCACCGGTGACCGTGCCTTCTGCACGGGCGCGGACCTGAAGAAGACGCTTCCCCCGCAGACCTCCTTCGCACAGGCGTACTTCGCGCCCTACGAGCAGAGCGTCGACGACGGTCTGTACGTACGGGCCATCACGCTCAGCGAACTGAACATCGGCAAGCCGCTCATCGCCGCCGTCAACGGGCACGCGCTGGGGGGCGGAGCCGAGATCGCACTCGACTGCGATCTGCGGATCGCCAGTGAGAACGCCACGTTCGGCCTGCCGGAGGCCCGTTGGGCGAGTGTGCCCGCGGTGGGCGGGGTCTCCAAGCTGCTGCGCGCGGTCCCGCGGGCCGTGGCGATGAAGATGATCCTCACCGGTGACCGCATCGGCGCCGAGGAGGCCCACCGCGTCGGCCTCGTCAGCGACCTCGTCCCGGCCGAGGACCTGCTGCCCGCGGCCCTGAAGCTGGCCGACCGGATCACCGCCAACGGACCCCTCGCGATCAAGAGCCTGAAGGCTCTCGCCGACCGCACCCAGGACATGCCCCTGACCCAGTCCGTGGCCGTCGAACAACTCCTGTGGGGTGTCCTGCGAGACACCGACGACCGGGTGGAGGGACGGACCGCTTTCGCCGAGCGGCGTCCCCCCGAGTACCACGGCCGCTGA
- a CDS encoding thiolase family protein codes for MKPVHVAGAAVHPFGKHRDLNAAELGHRAVRALLDTTGITPDAVDTGFVGSSYGGSLLAQRILQRVGVSGQPVFTVENACASGASAVHLAWQAVASGAAQAVIAVGAENLSGFGGGTLPLTTNDIEIEQGVIMPAAYAMRAQRYLHDFGATVDDLTAVSVKNRANGADNERAHFQREISAQDVAESRPVADPLRLLHCCPNSDGAAAVLLCSEEFAAQLDTPSVRLRASVVRSGTFHTQYRDMTWPDITERTAKAAYAMAGLGPADLDLVELHDAFSIAELLHSEALGLVERGKAYQAVRDGEFDRHGRVAVSPSGGLMSRGHPVGATGTTQICEAYWQLTGQAGALQVPGASVALTHVTGGGIFGVDNGACSVHILTAD; via the coding sequence ATGAAGCCCGTCCATGTCGCCGGCGCCGCCGTCCACCCCTTCGGCAAGCACCGCGACCTCAACGCGGCCGAGCTCGGCCACCGTGCCGTCCGCGCCCTGCTCGACACGACGGGGATCACCCCGGACGCCGTGGACACCGGTTTCGTCGGCTCGTCCTACGGCGGTTCCCTGCTGGCCCAGCGGATCCTGCAGCGCGTGGGCGTGTCGGGGCAACCCGTCTTCACCGTGGAGAACGCCTGCGCGAGCGGCGCGTCCGCGGTGCATCTCGCCTGGCAGGCGGTGGCCTCCGGTGCCGCGCAGGCCGTGATCGCGGTGGGCGCAGAGAACCTGTCGGGCTTCGGCGGGGGCACCTTGCCCCTGACGACCAATGACATCGAGATCGAGCAGGGCGTCATCATGCCCGCCGCCTACGCCATGCGCGCCCAGCGCTATCTGCACGACTTCGGTGCCACGGTGGACGATCTGACCGCGGTCTCCGTGAAGAACCGGGCCAACGGCGCCGACAACGAGCGGGCGCACTTCCAGCGCGAGATCTCCGCACAGGACGTCGCCGAGTCCCGGCCCGTCGCCGACCCGCTCCGCCTGCTGCACTGCTGCCCCAACAGCGACGGCGCCGCCGCGGTGCTGCTGTGCTCCGAGGAGTTCGCCGCGCAGCTGGACACGCCGAGCGTCCGGCTCCGCGCCAGCGTGGTCCGCTCCGGCACCTTCCACACCCAGTACCGGGACATGACATGGCCCGACATCACCGAGCGCACCGCGAAGGCGGCCTACGCGATGGCGGGACTGGGCCCGGCCGACCTCGACCTGGTCGAGCTGCACGACGCCTTCAGCATCGCCGAGCTCCTGCACTCCGAGGCGCTCGGCCTCGTCGAGCGCGGCAAGGCGTACCAGGCCGTGCGCGACGGTGAGTTCGACCGGCACGGCCGGGTCGCGGTCAGCCCGAGCGGCGGCCTGATGTCCCGCGGCCACCCGGTGGGCGCCACCGGAACCACCCAGATCTGCGAGGCGTACTGGCAGCTCACCGGCCAGGCGGGCGCGTTGCAGGTGCCCGGCGCCTCCGTGGCGCTCACCCATGTGACGGGTGGCGGCATCTTCGGTGTCGACAACGGTGCTTGCTCCGTGCACATCCTCACCGCCGACTGA
- a CDS encoding LamG-like jellyroll fold domain-containing protein — protein MSNSTDPGPGRRSLLQAAVAVPAAGAAATVLGAGTASAAPSSGPGVQGGRFDTESPRFALAVLPDTQYLFDADSADPQPLTATFQYLVSERAEANIAFMTHLGDVTEHGTEDEIELAADTFRTIHGKVPYSVLAGNHDIAGGTDDQRGDTAYLRAFGPKRFSGMPTFGGASPDGYNSYHVLRAADREWLVLALDWRASDKGLAWAQGVLDKHATLPTILTTHDIAWAGDDGEAHLSGNGQRLWDRIVRGNDQIFLALGGHYWPPGRTVLTNDAGHDVHVHITNYQDRYYGGAGMIRLYAFDMVRNVIDVETFAPWFLSRDPAKRTPLGAENLELTGSTDRFSLPIDFADRFEGFAPVVPPKPRPAHRVMPRGTVAYWRFDKDGLDGAGRPGSPVSAGTVARDLSGNGNDLAVRLLHTSAAEVLTWSGDHHVDQPAHASLRFDGGKQPDRGAILTTKPTAPLNGMKFRAGFTIETFIKLPEPFEGDHAWMGILSWEGRNGDAGKTTGWSKEEPTCSLNVTPERFLQFVLYPDVQDADPTSWSHALPVGRWTHIALVNDGRRTVMYVDGSKIARNPSQPATGIETMGKPFVIGGTQFAEKYGQGFYGWIGDTRIVDRALSPKDFMFPGE, from the coding sequence ATGAGCAACTCGACCGACCCCGGACCGGGACGCCGCAGCCTGCTGCAGGCAGCGGTCGCCGTCCCCGCGGCTGGAGCCGCCGCCACCGTGCTGGGCGCCGGTACCGCCAGTGCGGCGCCGTCCTCCGGACCCGGCGTACAGGGCGGCCGCTTCGACACGGAGAGCCCGCGCTTCGCGCTGGCGGTGCTCCCGGACACGCAGTACCTCTTCGACGCCGACAGCGCCGACCCGCAGCCGCTGACGGCGACCTTCCAGTACCTGGTGTCCGAGCGCGCGGAGGCGAACATCGCCTTCATGACGCATCTCGGCGATGTGACCGAGCACGGTACGGAAGACGAGATCGAACTCGCCGCGGACACCTTCCGGACCATCCACGGCAAGGTCCCCTACAGCGTGCTCGCGGGCAACCACGACATCGCGGGCGGCACGGACGACCAGCGCGGCGACACCGCGTACCTGAGGGCGTTCGGGCCCAAGCGGTTCAGCGGCATGCCGACCTTCGGCGGGGCTTCCCCCGACGGCTACAACAGCTACCACGTGCTTCGGGCCGCGGACCGGGAATGGCTGGTGCTGGCCCTGGACTGGCGGGCCTCCGACAAGGGCCTGGCCTGGGCGCAGGGCGTGCTCGACAAGCACGCGACCCTTCCCACCATCCTGACCACTCACGACATCGCCTGGGCCGGCGACGACGGTGAGGCGCACCTGTCCGGCAACGGACAGCGGCTCTGGGACAGGATCGTCCGCGGCAACGACCAGATCTTCCTGGCGCTGGGCGGCCACTACTGGCCGCCGGGACGCACGGTGCTCACCAACGACGCCGGGCACGACGTGCACGTGCACATCACCAACTACCAGGACCGCTACTACGGTGGCGCCGGAATGATCCGGCTCTACGCCTTCGACATGGTCCGCAACGTCATCGACGTCGAGACGTTCGCACCCTGGTTCCTCAGCCGGGACCCGGCCAAGCGGACTCCGCTGGGCGCGGAGAACCTCGAACTGACCGGTTCGACGGACCGCTTCAGCCTCCCGATCGACTTCGCGGACCGCTTCGAGGGCTTCGCCCCGGTCGTCCCGCCGAAGCCGCGCCCGGCGCACCGCGTGATGCCGCGCGGCACGGTGGCCTACTGGCGCTTCGACAAGGACGGACTGGACGGTGCCGGTCGCCCCGGCTCCCCCGTCTCCGCGGGCACGGTGGCCCGCGACCTGAGCGGGAACGGCAACGACCTGGCCGTGCGGCTGCTGCACACCAGCGCCGCCGAGGTCCTGACCTGGTCCGGCGACCACCACGTCGACCAGCCCGCCCACGCCAGCCTGCGCTTCGACGGCGGCAAGCAGCCGGACCGGGGCGCGATCCTCACCACGAAGCCCACGGCACCCCTGAACGGCATGAAGTTCCGGGCCGGCTTCACCATCGAGACGTTCATCAAGCTGCCGGAGCCGTTCGAGGGCGACCACGCCTGGATGGGCATCCTGAGCTGGGAAGGCCGCAACGGCGACGCGGGCAAGACCACGGGATGGTCGAAGGAGGAACCCACCTGCAGCCTCAACGTCACGCCGGAGCGGTTCCTCCAGTTCGTCCTTTACCCGGACGTGCAGGACGCCGACCCCACCTCGTGGAGCCACGCCCTGCCCGTGGGCCGCTGGACCCACATCGCCCTGGTCAACGACGGCCGGCGCACCGTGATGTACGTGGACGGCTCGAAGATCGCCCGCAACCCGTCCCAGCCGGCCACCGGCATCGAGACGATGGGCAAGCCGTTCGTCATCGGCGGCACCCAGTTCGCGGAGAAGTACGGCCAGGGCTTCTACGGCTGGATCGGCGACACCCGGATCGTCGACCGCGCCCTCAGCCCGAAGGACTTCATGTTCCCCGGCGAGTGA
- a CDS encoding Zn-ribbon domain-containing OB-fold protein, producing MSASPTPAVARQVGAAWTQQDGERTTLTVTVCRACAGRWFPPRDTCSTCASDDVEDVTSDTRGTVYASSVVRTAPRGFQAPYVLAYVDISGVRILAHSPSSDRALTPGTEVELTVAPIADSAEGAVLSYAVTPIDDQPAPTGEQR from the coding sequence ATGTCAGCATCCCCGACACCCGCGGTGGCCCGCCAGGTCGGCGCCGCCTGGACCCAGCAGGACGGTGAGCGCACCACCCTCACCGTCACCGTCTGCCGTGCCTGCGCCGGCCGCTGGTTCCCGCCCCGCGACACCTGCTCGACCTGCGCCTCCGACGATGTGGAGGACGTCACCAGCGACACCCGCGGCACCGTCTACGCCTCCAGCGTCGTCAGGACCGCCCCGCGCGGCTTCCAGGCGCCCTACGTGCTGGCGTACGTCGACATCAGCGGTGTCCGCATTCTCGCCCACAGCCCCTCGTCCGACCGTGCCCTGACCCCCGGCACCGAGGTGGAACTGACGGTCGCACCGATCGCCGACTCCGCCGAAGGCGCGGTCCTGTCCTACGCCGTGACCCCGATCGACGACCAGCCCGCACCCACCGGAGAACAGCGATGA